Proteins encoded together in one Cicer arietinum cultivar CDC Frontier isolate Library 1 chromosome 4, Cicar.CDCFrontier_v2.0, whole genome shotgun sequence window:
- the LOC101509830 gene encoding uncharacterized protein: MVAESWFRSLWKIRKEDPDSEKAVIGVLAFEAAKLMSKLVNLWQSLSDKQVAKLRDEITNSVGIKKLISDDENFIVRLISQEMVESMAHVAESVARLAKKCSDSRMKDFEKAFDRFITRGFDSYGWVLSSKKMEKKVKRMEKFVSVNASLYQEMEMLTDLEQTLQRMKVYSESDGPNLIEYQKKVAWKRLEVKNLQSNSLWNRTNDYTVYFLARSLFTIFSRINNVFGIHEVTDVGKTKNRSVPHSDYIHSSQSVSELLQHSIHPSQNNVNRFASGPLGPSTAKSDQNVRANKTSIFRSGGDSSAKSGQISGKYRGGNFFSGPLGRSSKKPVADNGTSKESKFWKFHGHSTTTGGKENNARHSRVTQVGPFKGCMAADSSSVIDCRSNPNDVLLETQNHKGADSVLLTSRNAAHCTQPTFTSLCKLKPPSESLGAASLALHYANVIVVIEKLAASPHLIGLDARDDLYNMLPRRVSASLRTKLKPYSKGMAAAVYDGSLAEEWSEAMTKILEWLAPLAHNMLRWQSERSYEQLSFVSRTNVLLVQTLYFANQEKTEAIIIELLVGLNYVWRYVKDLNTGILEIGNSVVHN; the protein is encoded by the coding sequence ATGGTAGCTGAATCGTGGTTTCGAAGTCTATGGAAGATACGTAAGGAGGATCCTGATTCCGAGAAAGCAGTGATTGGAGTGTTAGCATTCGAAGCTGCGAAACTAATGTCCAAGCTTGTTAATTTATGGCAGTCTTTGAGTGATAAACAGGTTGCCAAGTTGAGGGACGAGATTACAAATTCGGTCGGTATCAAGAAGCTTATTTCAGACGACGAGAATTTTATTGTTCGTTTAATCAGTCAAGAGATGGTCGAAAGTATGGCACACGTGGCCGAGTCTGTGGCTAGGCTTGCAAAGAAGTGCAGTGATTCAAGAATGAAGGATTTTGAGAAGGCATTTGATAGGTTTATCACCCGTGGTTTTGATTCATATGGGTGGGTTTTGTCTTctaagaaaatggaaaaaaaggtTAAAAGGATGGAAAAGTTTGTATCAGTTAATGCAAGTTTGTACCAAGAGATGGAAATGCTCACTGATCTTGAGCAAACTCTTCAAAGAATGAAGGTGTATAGTGAGTCGGATGGACCGAATTTAATCGAGTATCAGAAGAAGGTTGCATGGAAGAGGTTGGAGGTGAAGAATCTACAATCTAACTCTTTATGGAACAGGACTAATGATTACACTGTATACTTTTTAGCTAGATCTTTATTTACAATATTCAGTAGGATCAACAATGTGTTTGGAATTCATGAGGTAACAGATGTTGGTAAAACCAAGAATCGGAGTGTTCCGCATTCTGATTACATTCATAGCAGTCAATCGGTCTCGGAACTATTGCAACATTCAATCCATCCGTCTCAAAATAATGTTAACAGATTTGCTTCAGGACCCCTTGGTCCTTCTACTGCTAAATCAGATCAAAATGTTAGAGCAAATAAAACTAGCATTTTCCGTTCGGGTGGTGACTCGTCTGCAAAGTCGGGCCAAATTTCAGGAAAGTATAGAGGTGGCAATTTTTTCTCAGGTCCTCTCGGAAGAAGTTCGAAAAAACCGGTAGCCGATAATGGAACAAGTAAAGAAAGCAAGTTTTGGAAGTTTCATGGCCACTCAACCACCACAGGTGGGAAGGAAAATAACGCGAGACATAGTCGAGTAACTCAAGTAGGACCTTTCAAAGGCTGTATGGCTGCAGATAGTTCCTCGGTCATTGACTGTCGCTCAAACCCAAATGATGTTCTGTTAGAAACTCAGAATCACAAAGGTGCTGATTCAGTCCTTCTTACTTCCAGAAATGCAGCTCACTGTACTCAACCGACATTCACTTCTCTCTGCAAGTTAAAGCCTCCGTCCGAATCCCTTGGTGCCGCTTCTTTAGCCCTGCACTATGCAAATGTCATTGTGGTGATTGAGAAGCTAGCAGCTTCTCCACACTTGATTGGTCTCGACGCAAGAGATGATCTATACAACATGCTACCGAGACGTGTAAGTGCTTCTCTAAGGACTAAGCTAAAGCCGTATTCCAAAGGCATGGCTGCGGCTGTCTACGACGGAAGTCTAGCAGAAGAATGGAGCGAAGCAATGACGAAAATATTAGAATGGTTGGCCCCACTTGCTCACAACATGTTAAGATGGCAATCCGAGAGAAGTTACGAGCAGCTGAGTTTTGTTTCCCGGACGAATGTGTTGCTGGTACAAACTCTTTACTTtgcaaatcaagaaaaaacaGAAGCAATAATCATTGAGCTTCTTGTTGGTCTGAATTACGTGTGGAGATATGTTAAGGATCTCAATACAGGTATCTTAGAGATTGGCAATAGTGTAGTGCATAATTGA